A stretch of Bacillota bacterium DNA encodes these proteins:
- the flgM gene encoding flagellar biosynthesis anti-sigma factor FlgM, whose amino-acid sequence MKISLDEYSRVLQLSRTGRVGEAVVSAPPSVDAQRDVPPAAVVELSPRAQEIRQIKFLLDDIPDVREEMVQELRQKIEAGEYHVSAAEIADLIVRRTVADNVR is encoded by the coding sequence ATGAAAATCTCGCTGGACGAGTACAGCCGGGTGTTGCAGTTAAGCCGCACGGGCAGGGTGGGGGAGGCAGTGGTGTCTGCCCCGCCATCGGTCGACGCTCAACGGGACGTACCTCCCGCCGCTGTGGTGGAGCTGTCTCCGCGCGCCCAGGAAATCCGGCAGATTAAGTTTCTTCTGGATGACATCCCGGACGTGCGCGAGGAGATGGTGCAGGAGCTTCGCCAGAAGATTGAAGCGGGAGAGTACCACGTCTCGGCTGCGGAGATTGCGGACCTTATCGTTCGTCGCACGGTCGCGGACAACGTGCGGTAG
- a CDS encoding dihydroorotate dehydrogenase-like protein — protein sequence MDLSTTYMGLNLRNPLVASSSPLSYKVEGVCRMAEAGIGAVVMHSLFEEQITTESLALDYFLTHGTDSYAEALSYFPDLGDYNVGPDEYLNLIRKAKESVDIPVIGSLNGVSSGGWVKYARMIEEAGADALELNVYYLPTNPEMTGAAVEQLTTDVVKAIRQEVKIPLAVKIGPFFSSIPNMAKQLAEAGANALVLFNRFYQPDIDIENLEAVPHLVLSDSDELRLPLRWVAILYGRVPADLAITTGVHTYEDVLKGLMAGAKVTMMASELLENGVERVGQILQEMQMWMEEHEYSSVQQMIGSVSHQKVAEPAAFERANYVKVLGSYKRMI from the coding sequence ATGGATTTGAGCACAACGTACATGGGTTTGAATCTGCGAAACCCGCTGGTTGCCTCTTCGTCGCCGCTGTCGTACAAAGTGGAAGGCGTTTGCAGGATGGCGGAGGCGGGCATCGGCGCAGTAGTGATGCACTCGCTATTTGAAGAGCAAATCACCACCGAGAGCCTCGCGCTCGATTACTTCCTGACACACGGCACCGACAGCTACGCCGAAGCGCTTAGCTACTTCCCCGACCTGGGCGATTACAACGTGGGACCCGACGAGTACCTCAATCTCATCCGCAAAGCGAAGGAATCGGTGGACATTCCCGTCATCGGCAGTCTGAATGGTGTCTCTTCAGGTGGATGGGTGAAATACGCCAGGATGATTGAGGAGGCGGGAGCAGATGCGCTGGAACTGAACGTGTACTACCTGCCTACAAACCCGGAGATGACCGGTGCCGCTGTCGAGCAGCTGACCACCGACGTGGTCAAAGCGATACGCCAGGAAGTGAAAATCCCTCTGGCGGTGAAGATAGGGCCCTTCTTCAGCTCCATCCCAAATATGGCAAAACAGCTGGCGGAAGCGGGCGCCAACGCGCTGGTGCTGTTCAACCGCTTCTACCAGCCGGATATCGATATCGAGAATCTGGAAGCTGTGCCCCATCTGGTGCTCAGCGACTCGGACGAGCTGCGTCTGCCGTTGCGCTGGGTGGCTATCCTCTACGGGCGAGTGCCCGCCGATCTGGCGATTACCACCGGCGTCCACACTTATGAGGATGTGTTGAAGGGACTGATGGCGGGCGCGAAAGTGACGATGATGGCTTCCGAGCTGTTAGAGAACGGAGTAGAGCGCGTCGGGCAGATTCTGCAGGAGATGCAGATGTGGATGGAGGAACACGAATATTCCTCCGTCCAGCAGATGATTGGCAGTGTCAGCCACCAGAAGGTAGCCGAACCCGCCGCGTTCGAACGCGCTAACTACGTCAAGGTACTCGGTTCCTACAAGCGGATGATATAA